One part of the Kwoniella dendrophila CBS 6074 chromosome 5, complete sequence genome encodes these proteins:
- a CDS encoding chlorophyll synthesis pathway protein BchC, with protein MSNYEIKSDNPSFVLHGIEDVKFENRPVPEIKNDECLIAVSKTGICGSDVHYLCHGRIGDFVLKEPMCLGHESSGTVVKLGPGVKNDGRINLGSRVAMEPGVSCRTCTECKSGMYELCPHMSFAATPPIIYGTLCRYYVLPADMLHPLPDSVTDEDGAMMEPLSVGVHSVHSLGKLQSDQVVIVFGAGPVGLLCMAVAKALGARRIIAVDIQQERLDFARSYAASDIFLPGARDPNESMEVYCARVSDEIRTTLNIPARDHGAVDLAIEASGAPTCIQMGINILKPAGTYVQVGMGRNMNVPLPLFHVINKQLKVLGSFRYGPGDYPLAVSLVERGLIDLKPLVTHRFGFEQAKEAFEVNKLGRDESGKGVIKAIISGPE; from the exons atgtCAAACTACGAAATTAAATCAGATAACCCTTCATTCGTATTACACGGTATTGAAGATGTTAAATTTGAGAAT CGACCTGTaccagaaatcaaaaatgatgaatgttTGATAGCAGTATCAAAAACTGGTATTTGTGGATCTGATGTACATTATTTATGTCATGGTAGAATTGGTGATTTCGTTTTAAAAGAACCAATGTGTTTAGGTCATGAATCTTCTGGAACAGTAGTTAAATTAGGTCCAGGTGTCAAAAATGATGGTAGAATTAATTTAGGTTCAAGAGTTGCTATGGAACCTGGAGTTAGTTGTAGAACTTGTACTGAATGTAAAAGTGGAATGTATGAG CTTTGTCCCCACATGAGTTTCGCTGCTACTCCACCGATTATTTACGGTACTTTATGCCGATATT ATGTTCTTCCCGCCGATATGCTTCACCCACTTCCTGATTCAGTAACAGACGAAGATGGAGCTATGATGGAACCATTATCAGTTGGTGTACATTCAGTACATTCATTAGGTAAACTTCAATCAGATCAAGTCGTTATCGTATTTGGTGCCGGTCCAGTCGGTTTACTTTGTATGGCAGTAgcaaaagctttaggtgctaGAAGAATTATTGCTGTTGATATTcaacaagaaagattagatttCGCTAGATCTTACGCTGCTAGTGATATTTTCTTACCT GGCGCTCGAGATCCAAACGAATCCATGGAAGTCTACTGTGCTAGAGTATCCGATGAAATTCGAACTACACTCAACATCCCTGCCAGAGATCATGGAGCGGTCGATCTCGCTATTGAAGCTTCTGGTGCACCAACATGTATTCAAATGGGTATCAATATATTGAAACCTGC TGGTACATATGTTCAAGTAGGTATGGGTAGAAATATGAATGtaccattacctttattcCACGTTATAAATAAACAATTGAAAGTATTAGGTTCATTCAGATATGGACCAGGTGATTATCCATTAGCTGTATCCTTGgttgaaagaggtttaatCGATTTGAAACCTTTAGTAACTCATAGATTTGGGtttgaacaagctaaagaagctttcgAAGTtaataaattaggtagagATGAAAGTGGAAAAGGTGTTATTAAAGCTATTATCAGCGGTCCTGAATAA